A window of the Caldicellulosiruptoraceae bacterium PP1 genome harbors these coding sequences:
- a CDS encoding RND family transporter, translating to MKQVGIIIVKLRIPVIVLAVLLLLPSLYGMQNTKVKYDLTTYLPSNLDSIKGQKILDEKFSQGTLSMLIIENMPNKNVKLLKDKIQKVDGVESVLWVDSILDTTFPDSFLPNDIKKIFFNKNSTMLFIKFKGSSSDASTQKAIDRIKELIDKKGYLSGSAAISKDINELSLKDVPIYTFVAVVLVIILLTLTMDSFFVPLIILTNIGFAILYNLGTNYLLGDISYITKSLAAVLQLGVTLDYSIFLFNRYKEEKLKTDNKLNAMAEAISKTATAVLSSALTTVAGFLALVIMKFGIGRDLGIVLAKGVFISIFTTITILPSLILILDKLTERFKTVSLLPKFTKISQFVVKNYKAFVVILVILFLPALYGRNNVGVYYDLLKALPSNAPSYIATEKMEENFDIATLHTVVVSDKIGYKNIASMINEIEKINGITNIFAIEKFIGPSIPESFLPEAIKRNFQNQGYKLIMIASKNRSTSQEGQKELLSIERIAKRYDKDAILTGEGVLTRDIMKVTSVDLKNVDVLSVLAIFIIILIAFKSISIPVLLVGCIEFAILINFAISFFTKLEVPFIGYIIMGAIQLGSTVDYAILLTSRFEENIKEGLNKYDAVKNAIKSSGRSILTSALGFFLATFAIALISKMDMVKNICLMLSRGAIISMIVILTILPALLIVSEKVIKNTTIGLSKQ from the coding sequence ATGAAACAAGTTGGTATTATTATTGTAAAGCTAAGAATTCCTGTAATTGTATTGGCAGTGCTATTACTCCTTCCATCTCTTTATGGTATGCAAAATACTAAAGTAAAGTATGATTTGACAACATATCTTCCTTCTAATCTTGACTCAATTAAAGGACAAAAGATTTTAGATGAAAAGTTTTCTCAAGGAACATTATCAATGCTTATAATAGAGAACATGCCAAATAAAAATGTTAAGTTGCTCAAGGATAAAATTCAAAAAGTTGATGGTGTAGAAAGTGTACTATGGGTAGATAGTATTTTAGACACAACATTTCCAGATAGCTTTTTACCAAATGATATTAAAAAGATTTTTTTCAATAAAAACTCTACCATGCTTTTTATAAAATTTAAAGGTTCATCATCTGATGCATCAACTCAAAAGGCAATAGACAGGATAAAAGAATTGATTGACAAAAAAGGATATTTGAGTGGATCTGCTGCTATTTCAAAGGATATAAATGAACTTTCTTTAAAAGATGTTCCTATTTATACATTTGTTGCTGTTGTATTGGTTATAATACTTCTTACTTTAACAATGGATTCATTCTTTGTCCCTTTAATAATACTTACAAATATTGGATTTGCTATTTTGTATAATTTGGGGACCAACTATTTATTAGGGGATATATCGTATATCACAAAATCATTAGCAGCAGTTTTACAGCTTGGAGTTACATTAGACTATTCTATATTTCTTTTCAATAGATACAAAGAAGAAAAACTAAAAACAGATAATAAATTAAATGCTATGGCAGAAGCAATCTCAAAAACAGCAACAGCTGTATTAAGTTCTGCACTAACAACTGTGGCAGGATTTTTGGCACTTGTAATTATGAAGTTTGGAATTGGAAGAGACCTTGGTATTGTGTTGGCAAAAGGTGTATTTATAAGCATATTTACTACTATAACAATACTTCCTTCGCTTATTCTAATTTTAGATAAACTTACTGAAAGGTTTAAGACAGTATCTTTACTTCCTAAATTCACAAAAATATCACAATTTGTTGTAAAAAATTATAAAGCTTTTGTTGTTATTTTAGTTATTCTATTTTTACCAGCATTATACGGAAGAAATAATGTGGGTGTTTATTATGATTTGCTAAAGGCACTTCCAAGTAATGCACCTTCATATATTGCTACCGAAAAAATGGAAGAGAACTTTGATATAGCTACACTACATACCGTTGTTGTAAGTGATAAGATAGGATATAAGAATATAGCTTCAATGATAAATGAAATAGAAAAAATAAACGGAATCACCAATATTTTTGCAATAGAGAAATTTATAGGTCCGAGTATTCCAGAGAGCTTTCTCCCTGAAGCTATTAAAAGAAACTTTCAAAATCAAGGGTATAAACTGATTATGATTGCTTCGAAAAATAGATCAACGTCACAAGAGGGTCAAAAGGAGCTTTTGAGTATTGAAAGGATAGCTAAAAGATATGACAAAGATGCAATTTTAACTGGTGAAGGAGTTTTAACAAGAGATATAATGAAGGTTACATCTGTTGACTTAAAAAATGTTGATGTACTGTCTGTATTAGCAATATTTATAATAATACTAATTGCTTTTAAATCTATTTCTATACCAGTCTTACTTGTTGGTTGCATAGAATTTGCAATACTTATAAACTTTGCAATATCATTTTTTACAAAGCTTGAAGTACCTTTTATTGGATATATAATAATGGGAGCAATTCAACTTGGTTCAACAGTTGACTATGCTATACTTTTGACATCAAGATTTGAAGAAAATATAAAAGAAGGATTAAATAAATATGATGCTGTTAAAAATGCTATAAAATCTTCAGGTAGGTCAATTCTTACAAGTGCTTTAGGATTTTTCTTGGCAACATTTGCAATAGCACTAATTAGTAAGATGGACATGGTAAAGAATATCTGCCTCATGCTTTCCAGAGGTGCAATAATAAGCATGATTGTTATACTTACCATACTTCCTGCACTTCTTATAGTAAGTGAAAAAGTTATTAAGAACACAACAATTGGACTCAGTAAGCAATAG
- a CDS encoding RidA family protein, with translation MKQCIISNDAPKPVGPYSHAVMINNMLFLSGQLPINPQSGKIEGDTIEEQTRLVLNNIKAILESANLTLDDVVKVNVYISDLSLFAKFNEVYSEYFKSNYPARTTIGCQLLPGVMVEIDAVAGR, from the coding sequence ATGAAACAGTGCATTATATCAAATGATGCCCCAAAGCCTGTAGGCCCATATTCGCACGCTGTTATGATAAATAATATGCTATTTTTGTCAGGGCAATTACCTATTAATCCTCAAAGTGGTAAGATAGAGGGAGATACTATTGAAGAGCAAACAAGGCTTGTTTTGAATAATATTAAAGCAATTTTAGAATCTGCAAATCTAACTCTTGATGATGTTGTGAAAGTAAATGTATATATTTCAGACTTATCTTTGTTTGCTAAATTCAATGAGGTATATAGTGAGTATTTCAAAAGTAATTACCCAGCAAGAACCACAATCGGCTGCCAACTTCTCCCGGGTGTAATGGTTGAAATTGATGCAGTAGCTGGAAGATAA
- the hydE gene encoding [FeFe] hydrogenase H-cluster radical SAM maturase HydE encodes MQLENILKKAYETHNLNIDEVVTLLTTDDQNVHLLYQYADKVREEYVGDEVFLRGLIEFSSYCKNDCYYCGLRKSNRNAQRYRMSKAEIIERAESAYNVGYRTIVLQSGDDFYYKAEDLADIIKGIKEKCDVAITLSIGEREEWEYKILKEAGADRYLMRFETSNKILYQKLHPNMSFENRISCLKILKKLGYELGTGFLVGLPEQTIEDLANDILLVKQLDADMIGIGPFISNPDTPLKDFPNGSTELTLRCIAVLRLLMPDTNIPATTALGTLDPQGRQKALRCGANIIMPNVNSIEYKEKYQLYPGKICINEDASHCRGCVENIIKSQGRRVGQGYGHSRHKK; translated from the coding sequence ATGCAACTTGAAAATATTTTAAAGAAAGCTTATGAAACTCATAATTTAAATATAGATGAGGTTGTAACTCTTCTAACAACTGATGACCAAAATGTTCATCTTCTCTATCAGTATGCTGATAAAGTAAGAGAAGAATATGTTGGAGATGAGGTTTTTTTAAGAGGACTTATAGAATTTTCAAGCTATTGTAAAAATGACTGCTACTATTGTGGACTTAGAAAATCAAATAGAAATGCACAGAGATATAGAATGTCAAAGGCAGAAATAATAGAAAGAGCAGAGTCAGCATATAATGTTGGTTATAGAACCATAGTATTACAATCAGGTGATGATTTCTACTATAAGGCTGAAGACTTAGCTGATATCATAAAAGGAATAAAAGAAAAATGTGATGTTGCTATAACGCTAAGTATTGGTGAAAGAGAAGAATGGGAGTATAAAATACTTAAAGAAGCTGGTGCTGATAGATACTTAATGAGATTTGAAACATCTAATAAAATACTTTATCAAAAATTACATCCTAATATGAGCTTTGAAAACAGAATAAGTTGTTTAAAAATATTGAAAAAACTTGGATATGAGCTTGGAACAGGATTTTTAGTAGGGCTTCCTGAACAAACAATTGAGGACTTAGCTAATGATATTCTTCTTGTTAAACAACTTGATGCTGATATGATAGGTATTGGTCCATTTATATCAAATCCTGATACTCCACTAAAGGATTTTCCAAATGGTTCCACAGAGCTAACATTAAGATGTATAGCAGTATTGAGGCTTCTGATGCCAGACACAAATATACCGGCAACAACTGCACTTGGAACATTAGACCCACAAGGAAGACAAAAAGCATTAAGATGTGGTGCAAATATTATAATGCCAAATGTAAACAGTATTGAATACAAAGAAAAATATCAACTTTATCCTGGAAAGATATGCATTAATGAAGATGCTTCTCATTGCAGAGGATGTGTCGAAAATATAATTAAATCACAAGGAAGAAGGGTAGGGCAAGGCTACGGCCATAGCCGTCACAAAAAATGA
- a CDS encoding TetR/AcrR family transcriptional regulator: protein MIRHKRISEKLAQKKIDKENKLLESAYNLFLEKGVDKTSVDEIVKKAGVAKGTFYIYFRDKEEIVEKLILIKSAEVTKLALEETLKNRYSSFIDGMLFFIDYIIEYLNKHKYIFNLINKNLSWGFYKKVLSEGEQFESIRKTKDLFMKNMQNTKFTNDELEKIIFMIFELIGTMSYNSIIKGEPDNIKVVKPVLLKMIRKIFE from the coding sequence ATGATAAGACATAAAAGGATTTCAGAAAAGTTAGCTCAAAAAAAGATAGATAAAGAAAACAAACTGCTTGAATCAGCGTATAACCTATTCCTTGAAAAAGGGGTTGACAAGACGTCAGTTGATGAAATTGTAAAAAAAGCAGGAGTTGCGAAAGGAACATTTTATATTTACTTCAGGGATAAAGAAGAGATTGTAGAAAAGCTAATTCTAATTAAAAGTGCAGAGGTGACAAAATTAGCTCTTGAAGAAACACTTAAAAATAGATATTCAAGTTTCATTGATGGGATGCTATTTTTTATTGACTATATAATTGAATATTTAAATAAACATAAATATATCTTTAACTTGATAAATAAAAATTTATCGTGGGGATTTTATAAAAAGGTATTATCTGAAGGAGAACAATTTGAAAGTATTAGAAAAACAAAGGATTTGTTTATGAAAAATATGCAGAATACAAAATTTACAAATGATGAGCTAGAAAAAATTATTTTTATGATTTTTGAACTAATAGGAACAATGTCATACAATAGCATTATAAAAGGTGAGCCAGATAACATTAAAGTGGTAAAACCAGTCCTCTTAAAAATGATAAGAAAAATATTTGAATAA
- a CDS encoding transglycosylase domain-containing protein encodes MPKNKKTKMKTNNSNLKSYTRSFFISLAILLIVSIVVLAGIGFGVITAYINAIPNDALDKIVDSSLLNQTTTIYDSEGKEVAKLHGAENRIKVPYSKMPKNLINAFVSIEDERFWEHNGIDLKRIFGAIFKNIKNKSLSEGASTITQQLVRNKLLTFEKSFKRKIQEQYLAIQLEKRLSKEQILEEYLNTINLGHSAYGVQAAAYTYFGKDVSELNLAECALIAGITQNPSYFDPYVFFDHAKEKQEIVLKKMLDLGYINEQEYLEAKDYKLTLVQKDYRANSNYNHQYYVDSVIDEAVNILVEKKGITKSEAEDLIYSSGLKIYTAMDEKVQQNMEDVFSSKEYMPPVRFIDKNGLSQPQAAAVMIDVKTGAVVGIMGGRSDIKGSRLFNRATMSIRQPGSSIKPIADYALALENGYTAASIIDDVPFTIGGYSPKNWYKSKVVPGKRGYKGFLTVREALQWSANVPAVKIAYNLGVENVYRNLKRFGFTTLSNSDQHSLSIAIGGFTYGVKPIELTAAFSAVANRGIYTKPYFIEKIEDKNGVTIYELKKTSRNVMDERNAYILTDILSSVVKAGITVSYKFKYPVAGKTGTTDDSKDRWFVGFTPKYSLGVWVGEDHPRALTYLTGVNPALKIFKGIMDKSMDGVITEGFTKPSGIVEKYICLDSGKLATELCKKDPRGNRVVKEIFVAGTEPTEYCDVHVTATICTESKALANEFCPQTITKVFIQRANPIWPDKEGKVVPPDDYMYQLPKNTCTIHTAPSTQTQENTTTNQTYQTDTSNQSISSNNNQSQDQNYDSSVIEQDTTSNNTYR; translated from the coding sequence ATGCCAAAAAATAAAAAAACTAAAATGAAAACTAATAATTCTAATTTAAAGTCATATACAAGAAGCTTTTTTATAAGTCTTGCAATTTTGCTTATTGTTTCAATAGTAGTATTAGCTGGTATTGGTTTTGGAGTTATAACAGCCTATATAAATGCTATACCTAATGATGCACTTGATAAAATTGTAGACAGTTCACTCCTTAATCAAACAACAACTATATATGATTCAGAAGGCAAAGAGGTTGCAAAACTACATGGAGCAGAAAACAGGATAAAGGTTCCTTATTCGAAGATGCCTAAAAATCTTATAAATGCCTTTGTTTCAATAGAAGATGAACGATTTTGGGAGCATAATGGTATAGATTTAAAAAGGATTTTTGGTGCTATTTTTAAGAATATAAAGAATAAAAGTCTTTCAGAAGGTGCAAGCACAATAACACAGCAGCTTGTTAGAAATAAGCTTCTTACTTTTGAGAAATCTTTCAAAAGGAAGATACAAGAACAATACCTTGCTATTCAGCTTGAAAAAAGGCTATCTAAGGAACAAATTCTCGAAGAATATCTAAACACAATAAATCTCGGTCATTCTGCCTATGGTGTTCAAGCAGCCGCTTATACTTATTTCGGTAAAGATGTATCTGAACTTAATCTTGCAGAATGTGCGTTAATTGCAGGTATTACACAAAATCCATCTTACTTCGATCCGTATGTGTTTTTTGATCATGCAAAGGAAAAGCAGGAGATAGTTCTTAAAAAAATGCTTGATTTAGGATATATAAATGAACAAGAATACTTAGAAGCAAAAGATTATAAGCTAACACTTGTACAAAAGGATTATAGAGCAAATTCCAATTATAATCATCAATATTATGTTGACTCTGTGATAGATGAGGCAGTGAATATTTTAGTTGAAAAAAAAGGTATTACAAAATCTGAAGCAGAAGATCTTATATATAGTAGTGGGCTTAAGATATATACTGCTATGGATGAAAAAGTTCAACAAAATATGGAAGATGTTTTTAGTTCAAAAGAATATATGCCTCCTGTTAGGTTTATTGATAAAAATGGATTATCACAACCTCAAGCAGCAGCAGTAATGATAGATGTTAAAACAGGAGCTGTTGTAGGTATTATGGGAGGACGTTCAGATATAAAAGGATCTAGGCTTTTTAACAGGGCAACAATGTCAATAAGACAACCAGGGTCATCTATAAAGCCTATTGCTGATTATGCACTTGCACTTGAAAATGGCTATACTGCTGCATCTATCATAGATGATGTTCCTTTTACCATTGGAGGCTATAGTCCAAAAAACTGGTACAAGAGTAAAGTGGTACCAGGCAAAAGAGGCTACAAAGGTTTTTTGACAGTAAGAGAAGCTTTGCAATGGTCTGCAAATGTTCCTGCAGTTAAAATAGCTTATAACTTAGGAGTGGAAAATGTTTATAGAAATTTAAAGCGTTTTGGTTTTACTACTTTGTCAAATTCTGATCAACATAGTTTATCAATTGCAATAGGTGGTTTCACATACGGTGTCAAACCTATTGAATTAACTGCTGCATTTTCAGCTGTTGCTAATAGAGGTATATATACAAAGCCTTATTTTATTGAAAAAATAGAAGATAAAAATGGCGTAACAATTTATGAACTTAAAAAAACATCTCGTAATGTAATGGATGAAAGGAACGCTTATATTCTCACTGATATTTTAAGTAGCGTTGTAAAAGCCGGGATTACTGTTTCATATAAATTTAAATATCCTGTTGCAGGCAAAACTGGAACAACTGATGATAGTAAAGATAGATGGTTTGTTGGATTTACACCAAAATATTCCCTTGGTGTTTGGGTAGGAGAAGACCACCCAAGGGCTTTAACTTACCTTACTGGTGTTAATCCTGCATTAAAGATATTTAAAGGCATTATGGATAAATCAATGGATGGGGTTATAACTGAAGGATTTACTAAGCCATCTGGAATTGTTGAAAAATATATCTGTTTAGATTCAGGAAAATTAGCAACAGAACTATGTAAAAAAGACCCAAGAGGAAACCGTGTTGTAAAAGAGATTTTTGTTGCTGGAACAGAACCTACAGAATACTGTGATGTACATGTTACAGCCACGATTTGTACCGAAAGTAAGGCTTTGGCAAATGAGTTTTGCCCACAAACAATTACTAAGGTATTTATTCAAAGAGCCAATCCAATTTGGCCTGATAAGGAAGGCAAAGTTGTGCCTCCTGATGATTACATGTATCAACTTCCTAAAAATACATGTACTATCCATACTGCACCAAGTACACAAACCCAAGAAAATACTACAACAAACCAAACTTACCAAACTGATACAAGCAATCAATCTATAAGCTCTAATAACAATCAATCGCAGGACCAAAATTATGATTCTTCTGTTATTGAGCAAGACACAACCTCTAATAACACATATAGATAA
- a CDS encoding zinc ribbon domain-containing protein: protein MFFIGIFGVENKSKKIKNINLNVCPFCSREANYELFEDFSYFHIFFIPVFKWGTKYILKTNCCNRIYALNPDVAKRIKNNEDAYINLSDVQLIGEYETSQIEFCPNCKNKVSKTFLYCPYCGTRL, encoded by the coding sequence ATGTTTTTTATTGGTATCTTTGGGGTTGAAAATAAGAGTAAAAAGATAAAAAATATAAATCTTAATGTTTGTCCTTTTTGTTCTCGAGAGGCAAATTACGAATTATTTGAAGATTTCTCTTACTTTCACATATTTTTTATACCTGTATTTAAATGGGGAACAAAATATATTCTAAAAACAAACTGTTGCAACAGAATTTATGCTTTAAACCCTGATGTTGCAAAAAGGATTAAAAATAATGAAGATGCATATATTAATTTATCTGATGTTCAATTAATTGGTGAATATGAAACCAGCCAGATTGAATTTTGTCCAAATTGTAAGAATAAAGTTTCAAAAACCTTTTTATACTGCCCTTATTGCGGAACTAGGTTATAA